TCGCGTATGGCATGGAGCACCTAGGGCCGGCACTGCTTGCAGCGTCTTTATTCGTGGCACTTGTTGTTGTCTTGCGCATCTTGTTATCAAGATCCGCCGCCTTTGAAGGTGTCTCCGCTGTATATATATTTGCTGCTCTTGCCGGAGCCTTTTGTTTATATTGGCTGCCCGTCTTCCTCGCCGGCGGCTTCGTGCAAGACGACTGGATGTTGCTCGCGGCAGCCTCGATTCGCAAGATAGTCCTGCTTCACCCGATCTACAGTTGGCATGCGTTGGATTCGATCGACGGAAACTTCCGCCCGCTCAGCACGGTATTGTATTTCGGCTATATGCTGAAGCTTTTCGGACTTCACGCACACGCATTTCTGGCTTGCAACTTCGTCATCAACCTCTTCGGAAGCATGATTACCTTTGTGCTGACCCGCGAATTGGGCTATGGCAAAGTTACAGGAGCGGCAGCCTCCGTTCTCTACATGTCCCGGGGTCTGCTCTTCACGGAAAATGCCTGGGCCTGTGATGTTTGCGATGGGGCAGTCGTTCTGCTGTGTGCTCTTGCCACGCTTGCCATACTACGGGCCTGCAGGAGTACGAGTCGCAAAGCAATCGCATACCATGTTGTTGCCTGGGGGCTGTTCTTTCTCTCGACTCTGACGAAGCAAAGTTCGTTTGTGATGCCGCTGATTATCGCAGCGCTCCTTTTCTTCCACCCAGGACCGGTCCCTGTCGTCAAGATGTCCCATAGAATCCGTAGCGCCGTGATTGCGTTCGTGGTCTATTCGGCGACGGCCGCATTTGTCTTCCTTCACGCCAAGTCGCTGATGCAGTCGCGCACACCTTATCCGATTGAAGCAACGCTGGGCGGAGTCCTTGTACCCTTCAGATTTATTTCCTGGTATTTGCTTGGAACAGGATTCCCCGCTGCATTCAAACTGCTCAATAACCTCATTCTCCTGCTGGGCGTGTCGTTGACCCTGGCCGTGGGCATTCTGGCATGGAAGTGTCCGCGCATATTCGGGCCACGGCCGCGAGACATAGCATTTCTGCTGGTAGCTGCATTTTCATCCATCACCTTATTCTTCTTTCTCCCGTCTCATGTTGCCGCCTACTACGGCGCGCTTTTCTCTTTCTGGCTAAGCATTGCGCTGGCCATTTCCCTTACCAGCTTCGGCCCCGTTAAGCTGGGAAGTCGGCATGCGCGCATAAGTTGTTTCATCTTCTGTCTGTTAGCCGTAAGCGGTTTCCTCGAAATCCGCCTGATGCAGACTGCGCTTTATCCATCTGGTGGCTACATATGGGGCACTTTCGGTGCAGATCTTGATCGGGCCTACTTCACACAATTGAAAGAACACCTCGAAGCCAACTCATACGCCAGTGAAGTAGTGCTTGTCGATGCCGGCGGATATCCTAGTTACTACGTGTCGATGGTCCTTCTACTCGGGCCGAACGTTCGCCAGATATTGGCCTACGATAGTGCCTCCCATGCATATTACGTCAATAACCGCAACGGTCTGCGCCCCGGAGACAGCCGCAGGGACCTGACTGATGCAGATGCCTTTCAATGGACGGTGCCTGCTAATTTTGAGACGGCGTCAGCAGTCTCAACGAACAAAAGCGCGCTTTGCGCTCGCTACGATGGGAGGCTGATCGAATGGTCGACGTCTGGTCCTGATGGCATGAAAGAAAAACAGTCGCGAGTGGATCACTGAGGAAAGTGAATGGGCCTTGATACCGCAAATGCGCGGGCACTGTACAGGAAGATTACCTGGCGGCTGATTCCGTATATGTTTCTGCTGTACATCGTGAACTACCTGGACCGCGTGAATGTGGGGTTCGCGGCCATGGATATTCAGCGCGACCTGCACTTCAGCAATACCGTTTATGGCACCGGCGCGGGCATCTATTTTCTTGGGTCGGCGCTATTCGATCTGCCGAGCAACCTGATGCTGACGCGCGTCGGCGCGCGGCGATGGATGGCGCGGATCATGATCTCGTGGGGCGTGATCTCGACCTGCCTGATGTTTATGAAGTCGGCAGAGTCATTTTATGTGCTGCGATTTCTTCTTGGCGTGAGCGAGGCCGGATTCTTTCCTGGCATGATCGTCTATCTCACCTATTGGTTTCCTACGCAGGAACGAGCGCGCGCAATCTCGCGGTTTATGATTGCGACTTCGCTGGCTGGCGTTGTGGGTGGGCCGCTATCGAGCGCAGTGCTGCGCATGGATGGCTGGCACGGGCTGGCCGGATGGCAATGGCTATTTCTGACCGAAGGCATGCCAACGATTTTGCTTGGCATTTCTGTGCTGTTTTTGCTGCGCGACCATCCGGATGAGGCGCGCTGGCTTACGACGCAAGAGAAGACATGGCTGGATGAAGAATTGAAACGCGACAGCGAGGCTTCGGGTGCGGCGGCGCGTCATCGACTTGGTGATGCGTTCAAATTGCGCGCGTTGTGGGTGCTGGCTGGGGCTTATTTTGTGAGCCAGGTGGGCGTGTATATCGTGAACTTGTGGATGCCGCTGATTCTGACGAGCGTTTCTCATGGTGCGGTGAGCTCCATTCTGATCGACCGCTATTCCACGCTGCCTTATCTTGCGGCAGCGGTGATGACGCTGGTGGTGGGATGGAGCTCGGACAGGCGCGATGAGCGACGATGGCACATTGCCGCGTGTCTGCTCCTGTCGGCAATTGGGTTTGCGTGGGCTGCGGTTGCGCATGGGTTGGTGATTGCATTGTGCGCGATGACGCTTGCAGCCGTGGGCTTGTGGAGCATGATGGGCCCCTTCTGGACGCTGACTACAAGCATGTTGGGTGGTACTGCGGCGGCAGGTGCTGTGGCGATTTTGCAGATCGTCGGCGGAGTGGGTGGGTTTACCGGTCCGTATATGACAGGCAGGCTGCGCGATGCGACGCATAGCTTTACCGGAGGACTGCTCGTGATGAGCGGGATGGCTGTTGTGGCGGCGCTGCTAGCGCTGGCGGTAAGGCGTCCGAAGACGGTTGCTGCAAAGGTAACAAGTTGACCCAAACCCGTGTAAAACAGCCTTCGGCTGGTATTCTAGAAGGGCACGGAATCTATAAAAACCAATGTTTCAGATGAGGTAGTGATGGCTACAGCAACGGTTGATAAAGTGGCGACGGAGTACAAGGTTAAGGACCTTTCGCTGGCGGAGTTTGGACGCAAGGAGATCGACATCGCCGAGCAGGAGATGCCGGGCCTGATGGCGATCCGCAACAAGTACGCGAAGGACAAGCCGCTCAAGGGCGTTCGCGTGACCGGCTCACTTCACATGACAATCCAGACAGCTGTGCTGATTGAGACGATGGTTGCTCTCGGCGCTGATGTGCGCTGGGCGAGCTGCAACATCTTTTCGACGCAGGATCACGCGGCGGCAGCAATCGCTGCGGCGGGCGTGCCCGTGTTTGCGTGGAAGGGCGAAACCCTGGAAGAGTACTGGTGGTGCACCGATCAGGCGCTGCGGCACAAGGGCGGCCTGGGCCCGCAGATCGTCATCGACGATGGCGGCGACGTGACGCTGCTGATTCACAAGGGCGTCGAGCTGGAGCAGGGCGATGGCTGGGTGAATACTCCGTCCGGCAATCAGGAAGAGCAGGTGATTAAGAACCTGCTCAAGAAGATTCATACCGAAGACGCGACGTACTTCACGAAGCTGGCGAAGGAATGGAAGGGCGTCGCCGAAGAGACGACGACTGGCGTTCATC
This is a stretch of genomic DNA from Edaphobacter acidisoli. It encodes these proteins:
- a CDS encoding MFS transporter, which gives rise to MGLDTANARALYRKITWRLIPYMFLLYIVNYLDRVNVGFAAMDIQRDLHFSNTVYGTGAGIYFLGSALFDLPSNLMLTRVGARRWMARIMISWGVISTCLMFMKSAESFYVLRFLLGVSEAGFFPGMIVYLTYWFPTQERARAISRFMIATSLAGVVGGPLSSAVLRMDGWHGLAGWQWLFLTEGMPTILLGISVLFLLRDHPDEARWLTTQEKTWLDEELKRDSEASGAAARHRLGDAFKLRALWVLAGAYFVSQVGVYIVNLWMPLILTSVSHGAVSSILIDRYSTLPYLAAAVMTLVVGWSSDRRDERRWHIAACLLLSAIGFAWAAVAHGLVIALCAMTLAAVGLWSMMGPFWTLTTSMLGGTAAAGAVAILQIVGGVGGFTGPYMTGRLRDATHSFTGGLLVMSGMAVVAALLALAVRRPKTVAAKVTS